A stretch of the Argentina anserina chromosome 6, drPotAnse1.1, whole genome shotgun sequence genome encodes the following:
- the LOC126797983 gene encoding histone-lysine N-methyltransferase, H3 lysine-9 specific SUVH4, producing the protein MVVQSPEEMVSVDVASANPHSDEKKRRVSSRLQVKQKPQKELLVRQRVELLDEIEQGPRKKPNVADSGSEDLPKDKSDRVKVKETLRLFNKHYLHFVQEEEKRALKFEALKKAKRGAKKSKGPPETKVAKRPDLKALTKMQDGKEILFPSKRFGSIPGIDVGHQFYSRAEMVAVGFHSHWLSGIDYMGQSYSKGKYSSYTMPLAVAIVISGMYEDDLDNAEEVVYTGQGGHNLTGDKRQCRDQKLERGNLALKNSVEQNVPVRVVRGHDCKSSYCGKIYTYDGLYEVVKYWAEKGISGFTVFKYRLKRLEGQPLLTTTQVQFINGRVPQSISEIRGLVCEDITGGLEDIPIPATNLVDDPPVAPTGYTYCKSVQVAKDVKLPTGVTGCTCKGSCVDSNTCECAKFNGSDFPYVHRDGGRLIEAKDVVFECGPKCGCGPSCVNRTSQRGLKYRFEVFRTPMKGWAVRSWDFIPAGAPVCEYVGILHRTEDVDSASENYYIFDIDCLQTMKGLDGRERRSQAVCIPTVDSLERPDDQRSDNVPEYCIDAGSNGNIARFINHSCEPNLFVQCVLSSHHDIKLARVMLFAADNIPPLQELTYDYGYALDSVLGPDGKVKKMYCHCGAVGCKKRLL; encoded by the exons ATGGTTGTCCAATCGCCGGAGGAGATGGTTTCCGTTGACGTCGCGTCTGCAAACCCACATTCCgatgagaagaaaagaagagtcAGCTCTCGCCTCCAGGTGAAGCAGAAACCCCAAAAGGAACTTCTCGTCCGCCAGAGAGTGGAACTACTCGACGAAATCGAGCAAGGCCCCCGGAAGAAACCAAATGTCGCCGACTCTGGGTCTGAGGACCTCCCCAAGGACAAGAGTGACCGTGTTAAGGTCAAAGAGACCCTCAGATTGTTCAACAAGCACTATCTCCATTTCGTCCAG gaagaagagaagagggcCCTGAAATTTGAAGCTCTGAAGAAAGCAAAGAGAGGTGCTAAAAAGTCTAAG GGGCCTCCGGAGACAAAGGTGGCAAAACGACCTGATTTGAAGGCATTAACCAAG ATGCAAGATGGaaaagaaattttatttcCTTCTAAAAGATTTGGAAGCATTCCGG GTATTGATGTTGGGCATCAGTTCTATTCTCGTGCTGAAATGGTTGCTGTTGGTTTCCACAGCCACTGGCTGAGCGGGATTGATTATATGGGCCAGTCCTATAGTAAAGGG AAGTACAGCAGCTATACAATGCCACTTGCAGTTGCTATTGTTATATCAGGCatgtatgaagatgatttGGACAACGCTGAGGAAGTTGTGTATACTGGTCAAGGCGGACATAATTTGACAGGTGATAAGCGTCAATGCCGAGATCAAAAACTAGAACGTGGTAATCTGGCACTCAAG AATTCTGTGGAACAAAATGTACCTGTTAGAGTAGTTCGTGGCCATGACTGTAAAAGTAGTTACTGTGGAAAAATTTACACTTATGATGGTCTCTACGAG GTTGTAAAGTATTGGGCAGAGAAGGGTATTTCTGGATTTACTGTTTTCAAGTATCGTCTTAAGCGGCTTGAGGGGCAGCCGCTGCTGACCACCACTCAG GTTCAATTTATTAATGGACGTGTACCACAATCTATCTCAGAAATACGCGG GTTGGTGTGCGAGGACATAACTGGTGGTCTAGAGGATATTCCCATTCCAGCTACCAATTTGGTCGATGATCCACCCGTTGCTCCTACAG GTTACACATATTGCAAGTCTGTTCAAGTTGCAAAAGATGTGAAGCTTCCCACAGGTGTGACTGGATGTACTTGCAAGGGAAGCTGTGTAGATTCCAATACTTGTGAATGTGCTAAATTTAATGGCTCTGACTTTCCATATGTGCACCGTGATGGTGGCAG ATTAATCGAAGCCAAGGATGTAGTGTTTGAATGTGGGCCAAAGTGTGGTTGTGGACCTTCTTGTGTCAACCGTACTTCTCAGAGGGGTCTCAAGTACCGGTTTGAG GTTTTTCGAACTCCTATGAAGGGGTGGGCAGTTAGATCTTGGGATTTTATACCTGCTGGGGCACCAGTTTGTGAGTACGTAGGCATTCTTCACAGGACAGAAGATGTGGATAGCGCCTCGGAGAATTATTACATCTTTGACATTGATTGCTTGCAAACAATGAAGGGGCTTGATGGGAGGGAG AGGCGTTCACAGGCTGTTTGCATACCGACAGTTGATTCCCTAGAGAGGCCCGATGATCAGAGATCTGATAACGTGCCAGAGTACTGCATTGATGCAGGTTCTAATGGAAACATTGCCAGATTCATAAACCATAGCTGTGAGCCTAATTTGTTCGTTCAGTGTGTCCTGAGTTCTCACCATGACATCAAACTAGCTCGAGTAATGCTGTTTGCAGCAGACAACATACCTCCTCTGCAG GAACTGACATATGACTATGGTTATGCCCTTGATAGCGTTTTGGGGCCTGATGGGAAGGTAAAGAAGATGTATTGCCATTGTGGTGCAGTAGGTTGCAAGAAACGCTTGCTCTAG
- the LOC126800626 gene encoding uncharacterized protein LOC126800626, with amino-acid sequence MEQGQGKLRTRKSNNDFYGSELEKDLLDLDDDDDVEPAKLKPMPQGYNEEQWEIKICIGLDSTLDHEEEQDEFDQLAIENGNDGDRFYMKDVNDYPIDIDSQYEVPSSLKDFTRDPRANHQAAELRIKQDAQAAALSHVSGTMDDEHITSEDAINLKSILKRKDDDQLGDSKSQKRVRFDPDCKDDCDQEPDHVSAVPDYVRNPSRYTHYTFDSSTAMDEEANIQAYMDFHNLLRKSHTMEAEAPWDFSKPVVFTPKKKSTDATMLESDVELERPVGASKKSSPYKVMPIAIAAEDHGAGDVCAMDEDEPETESRGRTSFQRIGRQFRTRTSLELDE; translated from the exons ATGGAACAGGGACAAGGGAAGCTCCGAACCCGGAAATCGAACAATGATTTTTACGGTAGCGAGCTGGAGAAGGACCTTCTGGACCttgacgacgacgacgacgtgGAACCTGCTAAGCTGAAGCCTATGCCCCAAGGTTATAACGAGGAGCAGTGGGAAATTAAAATTTGCATTGGCTTGGACTCTACTCTCGACCACGAG GAAGAGCAAGATGAATTCGACCAACTGGCTATTGAGAACGGAAATGATGGAGATCGCTTTTATATGAAGGATGTCAATGACTATCCCATAGACATTGATTCTCAATACGAGGTTCCCAGTTCCTTGAAGGATTTCACCAGAGACCCACGCGCCAATCACCAAGCAGCTGAGCTTAGAATCAAACAGGATGCACAAGCAGCTGCTCTCAGCCATGTTTCTGGTACTATGGATGACGAACACATCACGTCTGAAGATGCTATCAACCTAAAAtcaattttgaaaagaaaGGACGATGACCAGCTAGGCGATTCTAAGTCACAAAAGAGAGTTCGGTTCGACCCTGACTGTAAAGATGATTGCGATCAAGAGCCTGATCATGTCTCTGCAGTTCCAGATTACGTACGCAATCCATCAAGATATACACATTATACATTTGATTCTTCAACTGCCATGGACGAGGAAGCTAATATCCAAGCCTATATGGATTTCCACAATCTTTTGCGCAAGTCACATACTATGGAAGCAGAAGCACCCTGGGATTTTTCAAAACCAGTCGTATTCACACCAAAAAAGAAATCAACTGATGCCACAATGCTAGAAAGTGACGTGGAGTTGGAGAGACCAGTAGGTGCCAGTAAAAAATCTTCGCCTTACAAAGTCATGCCAATTGCTATTGCAGCCGAGGATCACGGAGCCGGTGATGTGTGTGCAATGGACGAAGATGAACCGGAGACAGAAAGCAGAGGAAGAACAAGTTTCCAGAGGATTGGCCGCCAGTTTCGTACAAGAACCAGTTTAGAGTTGGATGAGTAA
- the LOC126797535 gene encoding N-alpha-acetyltransferase MAK3 has protein sequence MESETSEIEYVSYEGEDHLPLIMGLVDKELSEPYSIFTYRYFVYLWPQLCFLAFHKGKCVGTVVCKMGEHRSTYRGYIAMLVVVDSYRGKGIATQLVTRSIQVMMESGCQEVTLEAEVTNKGALALYGRLGFIRAKRLFRYYLNGVDAFRLKLLFPRPDLHCID, from the exons ATGGAATCGGAAACAAGTGAGATAGAGTACGTGAGCTACGAGGGGGAGGATCATCTGCCGCTGATAATGGGGCTGGTGGACAAAGAGCTGAGCGAGCCGTACTCGATCTTCACGTACAGGTACTTCGTGTATCTGTGGCCTCAACTGTGTTTTCTGGCATTCCACAAAGGCAAGTGTGTTGGGACCGTCGTCTGTAAGATGGGGGAGCACCGCAGCACCTACAGAGGCTACATCGCCATGCTCGTCGTCGTCGATTCCTACAGAGGGAAAGGGATCGCTACCCAACTCGTTACTAGATCTATTCAAGTCATGATGGAATCCGGCTGTCAAGAG GTCACTCTTGAAGCAGAAGTGACTAATAAAGGAGCACTGGCACTGTACGGGCGTCTTGGGTTCATTAGGGCCAAAAGGCTCTTCCGTTACTACCTCAACGGGGTTGATGCTTTCCGTCTCAAGCTCCTGTTTCCCCGCCCAGATTTGCATTGTATCGATTGA
- the LOC126799893 gene encoding protein COFACTOR ASSEMBLY OF COMPLEX C SUBUNIT B CCB1, chloroplastic — translation MAAKVLSWTPTTPSLNRSKDLSQPQQWMSRRLRAKKKRWAPLVVRASLAESPLVLLEQLHHQTPSTSLFLLAADTAGYSLASYYTSLGLFVISVPGLWSLIKRSVKSKIVQKTFIGEEKKPPNQVAGEILSFFTRNNFVVTDRGETITFEGMMVPSRGQAALLTFCTCISLASVALVLTITVPDFGNNWFWITALSPLAGAYYWKRASRKEQIKVKMIVLDEGTQSEVVVQGDDQQVEQMRKELKLSEKGMVYVKGLFERDE, via the exons ATGGCAGCCAAAGTGTTATCATGGACTCCGACTACCCCATCACTCAATCGTTCCAAAGACTTATCTCAGCCGCAGCAATGGATGAGTCGGCGCTTACGCGCCAAGAAGAAGAGATGGGCACCACTGGTGGTTCGTGCCTCTCTTGCCGAGTCTCCTCTTGTGCTTCTGGAACAACTCCACCATCAGACACCATCAACCTCGCTGTTTCTGCTGGCTGCAGACACCGCCGGTTACTCCTTGGCCAGTTACTACACTTCGTTGGGTCTCTTCGTCATCTCTGTTCCAGGCCTTTGGTCCCTCATCAAACGTTCTGTTAAATCCAAG ATTGTGCAGAAGACCTTCATTGGTGAAGAGAAGAAGCCACCAAATCAAGTCGCTGGTGAAATTCTCTCCTTCTTCACCCGCAACAATTTTGTGGTCACTGATAGAGGAGAGACGATCAC GTTTGAAGGCATGATGGTTCCAAGTCGAGGCCAAGCAGCGCTGCTTACCTTCTGCACCTGCATCAGCCTCGCAAGTGTAGCGCTTGTTCTTACAATTACTGTTCCAGATTTCGGCAACAATTGGTTTTGGATCACCGCCTTAAGTCCATTGGC GGGAGCATATTACTGGAAACGAGCTTCAAGGAAGGAACAGATCAAGGTGAAAATGATAGTCTTAGATGAAGGTACACAGTCTGAGGTTGTCGTTCAAGGAGATGACCAGCAAGTAGAGCAAATGAGGAAGGAGCTTAAACTGAGTGAGAAAGGAATGGTGTATGTTAAGGGTCTGTTCGAGAGAGATGAATAA
- the LOC126797534 gene encoding cytochrome b-c1 complex subunit Rieske-4, mitochondrial-like yields the protein MLRVAARRLSSLTASPWRPSQATSASSVLSRNLIDGRDSSSDDLRSAYFRPDLYLPSRGFASNSVTPSGENSLVSDVPPTVAAVKNPSSKIVYDDYNHERYPPGDPSKRAFAYFVLTGGRFVYASLIRLLILKFVLSMSASKDVLAMASLEVDLSSIEPGSTVTVKWRGKPVFIRRRTDDDIKLANSVDVNSLRDPQQDAERVKDPEWLIVVGVCTHLGCIPLPNAGDFGGWFCPCHGSHYDISGRIRKGPAPYNLEVPTYSFLEANKLLIG from the exons ATGTTGAGGGTTGCGGCGAGGAGGCTCTCTTCTCTCACTGCTTCGCCGTGGCGGCCCAGCCAGGCCACTTCCGCGTCCTCCGTCCTGTCTCGGAATCTCATCGATGGTCGTGACTCCTCCTCCGATGACCTCAGATCCGCCTACTTCAGGCCCGACTTGTATCTTCCTTCTAGAG GTTTCGCTTCCAATTCAGTGACCCCGTCAGGGGAAAACAGCTTAGTATCAGATGTTCCTCCAACTGTAGCAGCTGTCAAAAATCCTTCTTCGAAGATAGTTTATGATGATTACAACCACGAGCGTTACCCTCCTGGCGATCCCAGCAAGCGGGCATTTGCCTACTTTGTCCTCACAGGCGGTAGGTTTGTCTATGCTTCTCTGATTCGTTTACTGATCCTCAAGTTTGTACTGAGCATGTCAGCCAGCAAGGATGTTCTAGCAATGGCCTCTCTCGAGGTTGATCTTTCTAGCATTGAACCAGGCTCAACTGTGACTGTTAAGTGGCGTGGAAAACCAGTGTTTATCAGGCGCCGAACTGATGATGATATCAAGCTGGCAAATAGTGTAGATGTTAATTCTCTTCGTGATCCACAACAAGATGCTGAAAGGGTTAAAGACCCAGAATGGCTTATTGTTGTTGGGGTCTGCACACATCTGGGATGCATTCCCTTGCCAAATGCTGGTGATTTTGGGGGATGGTTTTGCCCTTGCCATGGATCCCACTATGACATTTCAGGCAGGATCCGCAAGGGACCGGCACCATACAATTTGGAGGTACCCACATATTCATTCTTGGAGGCGAACAAATTATTGATTGGTTGA